In Lacrimispora indolis DSM 755, a genomic segment contains:
- a CDS encoding non-ribosomal peptide synthetase, giving the protein MFEYQDIKIQIGKILKVNPENIHDQDNLIEMGINSLKIMRLVNDWRKRGAKVTFAELISQPTFQDWWILLSIYNQSESAPGETKLALPKDDTKKQFDLTDVQYAYWVGRKKGQVLGDTGCHAYIEVAGENIDAKQLQQAWKQLIMHHPALRTRFTEDGKQEVLTASPYEEVMLCDMRSRTPEEVERGLNQLRQALSHRKLSVETGENAGLTLTLLPEGKARIHFDVDLLAADVQSFQIILRDLARLYRSENLSVSKDWNFGAYLEAVHQQAAGAQKEAEAFWQEKIPTLPLGPELPLKKAPETIEKTVFAPHKAGFTPEQWETIRKKAAQYQITPAMVFLTIYCEILERWSEKSRFLVNLPLFNRHTEFDGIEDVVADFSNILLLDVDCSDSRTFVERARQLQQRFHNDIKYSAYSGVQVTRELAQRFPEAKCIAPVVFACNLGEPLLDDSFTKTFGELEFMVSQTPQVWIDFQTFDYNGGLYIRWDAVEELFPDGMIGQMFGTCCEWIEKLARPDSDWQQVLPSAELEDIRLKRDRQLNLQVPNEMETLLDGVFPYAERHPEKTAVIQPDTGQVLTYGELVRKSLQTAAYLQKAGVKTGSVVAITMERGISQVIGVMGILAAGACYTPIAPTQPAFRRAVMYRKSNAEYVLTTRAVMAEIEPDEQVTMLCIEDSEKILPQQKANPVSPDSSAYIIFTSGSTGEPKGVEISHRGAVNTIEAVNRICGIHETDSVLAVSSLEFDLSVYDLFGTLNTGASLICIPDQERRNAEYWADLIHQYQITIWNSVPVLFDMLLIAAKSRGILLSSLRWIFLSGDWIGLTLPERMKNQCPNANMLSMGGATEASIWSNYYEVTLPLEPEWKSIPYGYPLSNQKYCIMDEKLRSCPDWVPGELWIGGNGLALSYVGEPQLTEERFILHNHERWYRTGDMGRYRPDGRIEFLGRKDLQVKIRGHRIELGEIEAAVLKHSGVEEAVVFAKELPSGQKELLAFLTGEDCGRDSNEWKKRLKHLIPEYMIPKHFIYLEQMPLNQNGKVDRSRLLALEITETHQTEEEKRLPETEKEKRLAQIWKEILKQPEVYLEDSYFELGGDSLIATQLTAEIRKRFGVPFMLEHVFEQPVLSLQAELLDTMQLQDAGREAISTNQDSVLQTDPAGRFEPFPLTEIQKAYWIGRKGVYDLGQVSTHYYFEIENNDFKIARLKQAFHGFLNAHDMMRAVILSDGERQVVLKEIPPYELKEYHLEEMDSEVIESHIEQIRRELSHRVFQPEEWPLFDIRISVLPEKRVRLHLCFDNIIFDGWSIFYFFREISRMYEQEEYSARRPAVTFRDYVLEAERMKQTPAFKQDKEYWLNRLSTLPPAPELPTLEAPVHTFAHLEHRLSSEKWEKIKTHLTGTGGITPSVFLIGAYAEILAAWSRHQRFTINLTRFNRMPVHPEINEVVGDFTSLTLLEIDMKTGMTDSFTERCKKIQKQLLADLEHPLFCGVSVQRELGKYYQSQQGVMMPVVFTSSLGLQSNGKDHKNWFENRIYSSSETPQVWLDHQVTEEQGDLVLIWDYVKELFPERMIWEMFHAYVKLIESLCEHLENWEKPDIELVTIPRIQEFEQENVNKTVIPDDTLVSLFERQCAKTPENIAVIYKDLTITYGELENCVKRTAAEICLRQNRKPLIGIYMEKGMEQVIAALAVMKTGAAYLPLDVHHPAERINSLLERAGVQMLLSQSWIKKEGIRAGQWIDVDTIPYAETKECVLEPVLPEAVAYVIYTSGSTGEPKGVTITHKNAVNTIIDINRRFNVTEEDRSIALSNLNFDLSVYDIFGMLSAGGAVVIPEQAQLKNPAHWAAVMEQQKVSIWNTVPAFMSMLAEFCGSGAIDASLRLVMLSGDWIPMTLPEQIKQLFPATLLISLGGATEAAIWSNYYIIHQVSPEWSSIPYGKPLSNQVLYIYNDRMQPCPVGVCGDLYIGGAGVAAGYWNDEKRTAGQFITHPLTGERIYKTGDLARYMPDGNIEFLGREDNQIKIKGFRIGLGEIEQAVGLFPDVKDVAVIADQSPQQQLYAFVTAKTEENPYGHCELIIADHGDITDIASDMVRKENVDAVQRMLEEMNLVSICAAADILRELGMLTGEADEFSFADRMIQTKTDRRFQPLLRHWLEQLKQAGAVTQENSGLEIFRCSQTYGQWSLVSQRVQELPVSMKDLAEYYLETQQTYVAVLQGNKDVVSLFLDQDFTAALKKLNYYQRINQHYYNALNRLLKQYTDKFFEGEKLAVLEIGTRFGNMLEEVLKNEERGKWDYTYCDESKFFLAEKESRHQGIHFELFDMNQPADMQLAKGRKFHIILADNTLHRAADINTALENIRQLLLPEGVLFFVENTKMNCFDLNIAGLYEYGFSRFTDERKETGIPFFNHQEWSRHLNSCKMELIDLFCDLEEITAVYGRNLYAARAKEYVKVIDTEVLSEFLSGQLPEYMVPRHVAVLPKLPVTANGKIDRKGLLPFTGTGREERREIVSPENEVEAFISEMWKEMLRLDSVSVTDKFFEIGGDSLLAIQSMNRLIKKYDTEISLQEIFSANTVRNLSSMIQEKLTLYAGGMEGEI; this is encoded by the coding sequence GTGTTTGAATATCAGGATATTAAGATACAGATCGGAAAGATACTGAAGGTAAACCCGGAAAATATACATGATCAGGACAATCTGATTGAAATGGGAATTAATTCTTTGAAAATCATGAGACTGGTTAATGACTGGAGGAAACGAGGTGCAAAGGTAACTTTTGCAGAATTGATTTCACAGCCTACGTTTCAGGACTGGTGGATCCTCCTTTCCATATATAATCAAAGCGAATCTGCGCCCGGGGAAACGAAGCTGGCATTGCCGAAAGACGATACAAAAAAACAGTTTGATTTAACGGATGTACAGTATGCCTACTGGGTCGGGCGAAAAAAGGGACAGGTTCTGGGGGATACCGGCTGCCATGCCTATATTGAAGTAGCCGGTGAGAACATTGATGCAAAACAGCTGCAACAAGCCTGGAAACAGCTTATCATGCACCATCCCGCACTGCGGACCCGTTTTACGGAAGACGGAAAACAGGAGGTATTAACAGCTTCTCCTTATGAAGAGGTCATGTTATGTGATATGCGCAGCAGGACCCCGGAGGAAGTGGAACGTGGATTAAATCAGCTGCGTCAGGCATTGTCCCATCGGAAATTATCCGTAGAAACAGGGGAGAATGCCGGATTGACATTAACGCTCCTGCCTGAGGGGAAAGCCAGGATTCACTTTGATGTGGACTTACTGGCAGCAGATGTACAGAGTTTCCAGATCATACTCCGTGATCTTGCCAGACTGTACCGCAGCGAGAACCTGTCTGTAAGCAAGGACTGGAATTTCGGGGCATATTTGGAAGCAGTACATCAGCAGGCTGCCGGGGCACAAAAAGAGGCGGAAGCATTTTGGCAGGAGAAAATACCCACACTTCCCCTGGGTCCGGAGCTTCCGCTGAAAAAAGCGCCGGAAACAATAGAAAAAACAGTATTTGCTCCTCACAAGGCCGGGTTCACTCCGGAACAATGGGAAACCATCAGGAAAAAGGCCGCTCAGTACCAGATCACTCCGGCAATGGTATTTTTGACAATTTATTGTGAGATCCTTGAACGGTGGAGTGAAAAATCCCGTTTTCTGGTCAACCTCCCGCTGTTTAACCGGCACACGGAGTTTGACGGGATTGAAGATGTGGTGGCGGATTTTTCCAATATTTTATTATTGGATGTTGACTGCAGCGATTCCAGAACCTTTGTGGAACGTGCCAGGCAGCTTCAGCAGCGCTTTCACAATGATATAAAATATTCTGCCTATTCCGGTGTTCAGGTGACAAGGGAGCTGGCACAGCGTTTTCCAGAAGCAAAATGCATTGCTCCGGTGGTATTTGCATGCAATTTAGGAGAACCGCTGCTGGATGACAGCTTCACAAAAACATTTGGTGAGCTGGAATTTATGGTATCCCAGACGCCCCAGGTGTGGATTGATTTTCAGACCTTTGATTATAACGGAGGACTCTATATCAGATGGGATGCGGTGGAAGAGCTTTTTCCTGACGGAATGATCGGGCAGATGTTTGGCACCTGCTGTGAGTGGATTGAAAAACTGGCAAGGCCGGACAGCGACTGGCAGCAGGTCCTGCCGTCGGCGGAGCTGGAAGATATCCGGTTAAAACGGGACCGGCAGCTGAATCTGCAAGTTCCTAATGAAATGGAAACCTTGTTAGACGGTGTGTTTCCATATGCAGAAAGACATCCGGAAAAAACAGCGGTAATCCAGCCGGATACCGGGCAGGTATTGACTTACGGAGAACTGGTGCGAAAGAGTTTGCAAACCGCTGCTTATTTACAAAAGGCCGGAGTGAAAACAGGGTCTGTTGTTGCAATCACCATGGAACGGGGGATTTCCCAGGTCATCGGTGTAATGGGAATCCTGGCGGCAGGAGCCTGCTATACTCCCATTGCCCCCACCCAGCCTGCTTTCCGGAGAGCGGTTATGTACCGGAAGTCAAATGCAGAGTATGTATTGACAACACGTGCAGTTATGGCTGAAATTGAACCTGATGAGCAGGTGACCATGCTGTGCATAGAGGACAGTGAAAAGATATTGCCCCAGCAGAAGGCAAATCCCGTTTCACCGGACAGCAGTGCCTATATTATTTTTACTTCAGGTTCCACCGGTGAGCCAAAAGGTGTGGAAATCAGTCACAGAGGTGCGGTTAATACAATAGAAGCGGTTAACCGGATCTGTGGAATTCATGAAACGGATTCGGTGTTAGCTGTTTCTTCACTGGAATTCGATTTATCGGTTTATGATCTGTTTGGAACGTTAAATACCGGCGCATCACTTATCTGCATTCCTGATCAGGAGCGGAGAAATGCCGAGTACTGGGCCGATCTCATCCATCAATACCAAATTACAATCTGGAACAGCGTTCCGGTTTTGTTTGATATGCTGTTGATTGCGGCTAAGAGCAGGGGGATTCTTCTCAGTTCCCTGCGATGGATTTTTCTTTCCGGTGACTGGATAGGACTGACTTTGCCGGAGCGGATGAAAAATCAGTGTCCCAATGCAAATATGCTGTCCATGGGCGGTGCCACAGAAGCTTCCATCTGGTCTAACTATTATGAAGTGACCCTGCCCCTGGAACCGGAATGGAAGTCTATCCCCTATGGGTATCCTTTAAGCAATCAAAAGTACTGTATTATGGATGAAAAGCTTCGTTCCTGTCCGGACTGGGTGCCAGGGGAATTGTGGATCGGAGGCAATGGCCTGGCATTGTCATATGTTGGGGAACCTCAGTTAACAGAGGAAAGGTTTATCCTTCATAACCATGAGCGTTGGTACCGGACCGGGGATATGGGCCGTTACCGTCCTGATGGGCGGATTGAATTTCTCGGCAGGAAAGACTTACAGGTAAAAATCCGTGGTCATCGGATTGAATTGGGAGAAATAGAAGCTGCTGTTTTAAAGCATTCAGGAGTAGAGGAAGCAGTTGTTTTTGCAAAAGAACTGCCATCGGGACAAAAAGAACTGCTGGCATTCCTCACAGGGGAAGACTGCGGCAGGGATTCCAATGAATGGAAAAAAAGGCTGAAACACCTGATTCCGGAGTATATGATCCCAAAACATTTTATTTATCTTGAACAGATGCCGTTAAATCAAAATGGAAAAGTGGACAGAAGCCGTTTATTGGCCCTGGAAATTACAGAAACGCATCAGACGGAAGAAGAAAAACGCCTGCCGGAAACAGAAAAAGAGAAAAGGCTTGCTCAGATATGGAAAGAAATTTTAAAACAACCGGAAGTTTATTTGGAAGATTCCTATTTTGAATTAGGAGGAGACTCGCTGATTGCTACACAGCTGACGGCTGAAATACGGAAACGGTTTGGTGTTCCGTTTATGCTGGAACATGTATTTGAACAGCCGGTGCTTTCCCTTCAGGCAGAATTGTTGGATACAATGCAGCTGCAGGATGCGGGCCGGGAAGCCATATCAACAAATCAGGATTCGGTCCTGCAAACAGATCCTGCAGGCAGATTTGAGCCATTTCCGCTGACCGAAATCCAAAAAGCATACTGGATCGGCCGCAAGGGAGTTTATGACTTAGGGCAGGTATCCACCCATTACTATTTTGAAATTGAAAATAATGATTTTAAGATCGCCAGATTGAAACAGGCCTTCCATGGATTTTTAAACGCCCACGATATGATGCGGGCGGTGATTTTAAGTGACGGAGAACGGCAGGTGGTTTTAAAGGAGATCCCGCCTTATGAACTGAAAGAATATCATCTGGAAGAAATGGACAGCGAGGTGATCGAAAGCCATATAGAACAGATACGCCGGGAATTGTCCCACCGTGTATTCCAGCCGGAGGAATGGCCTCTGTTTGATATCAGGATTTCCGTGCTGCCGGAGAAAAGGGTCCGTCTGCATCTCTGCTTTGACAACATTATTTTCGACGGATGGAGCATCTTCTATTTCTTCCGGGAGATCAGCCGAATGTATGAGCAGGAGGAGTATTCTGCGCGCCGGCCGGCTGTCACGTTCCGGGACTATGTATTAGAAGCAGAACGGATGAAACAGACGCCGGCATTTAAGCAGGATAAGGAATACTGGTTAAACCGTCTTTCCACCCTCCCGCCGGCACCGGAATTGCCCACCCTGGAAGCGCCGGTCCATACCTTTGCCCATCTGGAGCACCGGCTTTCTTCGGAAAAGTGGGAAAAAATCAAAACTCATCTGACTGGAACAGGAGGTATCACTCCATCAGTATTTCTGATCGGTGCATATGCAGAAATTCTGGCGGCCTGGAGCAGACATCAGAGATTTACCATCAATTTAACACGGTTTAACCGGATGCCGGTTCATCCTGAAATCAATGAAGTGGTGGGGGATTTTACTTCTCTGACTTTGCTGGAAATTGATATGAAGACAGGAATGACTGATTCCTTTACGGAACGCTGTAAAAAAATACAGAAACAGCTGCTGGCTGATTTAGAGCATCCGCTGTTCTGCGGTGTTTCTGTTCAGCGTGAACTGGGAAAATATTATCAAAGTCAGCAGGGAGTCATGATGCCGGTTGTATTTACCAGTTCTCTGGGACTGCAGTCAAATGGGAAGGATCACAAAAACTGGTTTGAAAACCGTATTTACAGCAGCTCGGAAACACCCCAGGTATGGCTGGACCATCAGGTGACAGAGGAGCAGGGCGACCTGGTCCTGATTTGGGATTATGTAAAAGAACTGTTCCCGGAGCGGATGATTTGGGAAATGTTCCATGCATATGTAAAACTGATCGAGAGTTTATGTGAGCATCTGGAAAACTGGGAGAAGCCGGATATTGAACTGGTCACCATTCCCCGGATTCAGGAGTTTGAGCAGGAGAATGTAAATAAGACAGTGATTCCTGATGATACGCTGGTTTCACTATTTGAACGGCAATGTGCAAAAACGCCTGAAAATATTGCAGTCATTTATAAAGACTTAACCATTACTTATGGAGAACTGGAAAACTGTGTGAAACGGACTGCCGCCGAGATTTGCCTCAGACAAAACAGGAAACCTCTCATCGGCATTTATATGGAAAAAGGAATGGAGCAGGTAATCGCGGCACTGGCTGTTATGAAAACAGGCGCAGCTTATCTGCCGCTGGATGTCCATCATCCTGCCGAACGGATTAACAGTCTGTTAGAACGGGCAGGAGTCCAGATGCTGCTGTCCCAGTCCTGGATTAAAAAAGAGGGAATCAGGGCCGGGCAATGGATTGATGTGGATACCATTCCCTATGCAGAAACAAAAGAGTGCGTCCTGGAGCCTGTTCTGCCGGAAGCTGTGGCTTATGTCATTTATACATCCGGATCCACCGGAGAACCCAAAGGTGTTACCATTACCCATAAAAATGCAGTGAACACAATCATTGATATCAATCGGCGTTTTAATGTTACAGAGGAGGACCGGAGCATTGCGCTTTCCAACTTAAATTTTGATCTGTCGGTCTACGATATCTTTGGCATGCTGTCAGCCGGAGGTGCTGTGGTAATTCCGGAGCAGGCACAGCTTAAAAATCCGGCTCATTGGGCGGCAGTCATGGAACAGCAGAAGGTCAGCATTTGGAACACAGTTCCTGCTTTTATGAGCATGCTGGCGGAGTTCTGCGGCTCTGGGGCGATTGATGCCTCCCTGCGCCTGGTGATGTTAAGCGGTGATTGGATTCCAATGACTTTACCTGAGCAGATAAAACAGCTTTTCCCTGCTACCCTTCTGATTAGTCTGGGAGGGGCCACCGAAGCGGCCATCTGGTCTAACTATTATATTATTCACCAGGTATCTCCGGAATGGAGCAGCATCCCTTATGGAAAACCCTTAAGCAATCAGGTGCTGTACATTTACAATGACAGAATGCAGCCCTGTCCGGTGGGAGTCTGCGGGGATCTGTATATCGGCGGAGCCGGTGTGGCCGCAGGATACTGGAATGATGAAAAACGCACGGCAGGACAATTTATCACCCATCCTCTTACCGGGGAACGGATATATAAAACCGGAGATCTGGCCAGATATATGCCTGACGGCAACATCGAATTTTTGGGACGTGAAGATAACCAGATTAAAATAAAAGGATTCCGTATCGGTCTGGGTGAGATTGAGCAGGCGGTCGGATTGTTTCCGGATGTAAAGGATGTGGCAGTCATTGCAGATCAAAGCCCGCAGCAGCAGCTATATGCATTTGTAACGGCAAAAACGGAAGAAAACCCTTACGGCCATTGTGAATTAATCATAGCTGATCATGGTGATATCACTGATATTGCTTCGGATATGGTGCGGAAGGAGAATGTGGATGCAGTCCAAAGGATGCTGGAAGAGATGAACCTTGTGAGCATTTGTGCAGCGGCTGATATTCTGCGAGAACTCGGCATGTTAACCGGTGAAGCTGATGAATTTTCATTTGCAGACCGGATGATTCAAACGAAGACAGACCGGCGTTTTCAGCCGCTGCTCAGACACTGGCTGGAACAGTTAAAACAGGCAGGCGCAGTTACACAGGAAAATAGCGGACTGGAAATCTTCCGCTGCAGCCAGACTTACGGACAGTGGTCACTGGTCTCTCAAAGGGTTCAGGAACTGCCGGTATCAATGAAAGATTTGGCAGAATATTATCTGGAAACACAGCAGACTTATGTGGCTGTGCTCCAGGGGAATAAGGATGTTGTTTCTCTTTTCCTTGATCAGGATTTTACAGCGGCGTTAAAGAAACTGAATTATTATCAGCGGATCAATCAGCATTATTACAATGCGTTGAATCGTTTACTGAAACAATATACTGATAAGTTCTTTGAAGGAGAAAAATTAGCTGTCCTGGAGATTGGAACCAGATTCGGGAATATGCTGGAAGAGGTTCTGAAAAACGAAGAACGTGGAAAGTGGGATTACACCTACTGTGACGAGTCAAAGTTTTTCCTGGCAGAAAAAGAATCCCGGCATCAGGGAATCCATTTTGAACTGTTTGATATGAATCAACCGGCTGATATGCAGCTGGCAAAAGGCCGGAAGTTTCACATCATACTGGCAGACAACACTCTGCACAGAGCAGCTGACATCAATACCGCACTTGAAAACATCAGGCAGCTGTTGCTGCCGGAAGGGGTATTGTTCTTTGTGGAGAACACAAAGATGAATTGTTTTGACTTAAATATTGCAGGGCTGTATGAGTACGGATTCAGCCGCTTTACAGACGAGCGAAAGGAAACAGGGATCCCCTTTTTCAATCATCAGGAATGGAGCCGCCATTTGAACAGCTGCAAAATGGAACTGATTGATTTGTTCTGTGACCTTGAGGAGATCACGGCTGTTTATGGCAGGAACCTTTATGCGGCCAGGGCAAAAGAATATGTGAAGGTAATTGATACGGAAGTATTGTCAGAATTTCTGTCCGGACAGCTTCCCGAATATATGGTCCCCAGGCATGTTGCAGTACTGCCAAAGCTTCCTGTTACTGCCAATGGAAAAATTGACAGAAAAGGCCTGCTTCCATTTACAGGAACCGGCAGGGAAGAACGCAGGGAAATTGTTTCACCTGAAAATGAAGTGGAAGCTTTTATTTCAGAAATGTGGAAAGAGATGCTGCGGCTGGATTCCGTCAGTGTGACTGATAAGTTCTTTGAAATCGGCGGCGACTCCCTCCTTGCAATTCAAAGCATGAACCGGCTCATTAAGAAATATGATACGGAAATATCTCTCCAGGAAATTTTTTCAGCCAATACTGTCAGAAATTTGAGCAGCATGATTCAGGAGAAATTAACACTATACGCAGGCGGAATGGAAGGGGAGATATAG
- a CDS encoding (2,3-dihydroxybenzoyl)adenylate synthase, translating to MMKITYDIEQITFHEKLAELSARYQDKTAMIDGDMQFTYLDMLNYSDNLASGYLEMGIKKGDHVLLQLPNTAGFVFTIFALAKIGAIPIMGLPSLREADLKHMIQFTQPTAYIAAEHYLGYDYGQLADRLQQEYPCIKYVVLDSEKSGKQTIQQFYRKKADPADEAAVPGDLAFLLLSGGTTNTPKLIPRTQADYLYNAKKSAKRCRMDEQTVYLAALPVAHNFALGNAGIMGTFLSGGTAVLAKTSSPDELLMLIAQERVTHTGMVPAVVNLLMDMLEWWDEGDLSSWKVLQVGGSVLEQSIAKRIFERLPCKLQQTFGIAEGITAMTSLDDSDEIILSTQGTLVSELDEIKIADEQGNCVPQGEYGELLARGPYTIHGYYGSEEANARSFTADGYYRTGDKAMITSQGNLVVSGRITEQINRAGEKIMPIELENCLCEHPLIKEASVVGVPDEMYGHQACAFIITEEDDLDLLTVNSFLKETGLADYKRLDSLYILEAFPLTNVGKVNKKKLTEMAIANKIN from the coding sequence ATGATGAAAATAACATACGATATTGAACAAATTACCTTCCATGAAAAGCTGGCGGAATTGTCTGCCAGATATCAGGATAAGACTGCAATGATTGACGGTGATATGCAGTTTACATATTTAGATATGCTGAACTATTCTGATAATCTGGCTTCCGGATATCTGGAAATGGGTATTAAAAAAGGCGACCATGTGCTGCTGCAGCTGCCAAATACAGCCGGATTTGTTTTTACCATATTTGCGCTGGCCAAGATTGGGGCCATACCGATTATGGGGCTTCCGTCACTGCGGGAAGCTGACTTAAAACATATGATTCAGTTCACCCAGCCCACTGCTTATATTGCCGCGGAACATTATCTTGGCTACGATTATGGGCAGCTGGCAGACAGGCTGCAGCAGGAGTATCCGTGCATTAAATATGTGGTGCTTGATTCTGAGAAAAGCGGGAAGCAGACGATTCAGCAGTTTTACCGTAAAAAGGCAGATCCTGCTGACGAGGCGGCAGTACCTGGGGATCTTGCATTTTTATTGCTTTCCGGTGGAACCACCAATACGCCTAAGTTAATTCCCAGAACCCAGGCTGATTATTTATATAATGCGAAAAAGTCAGCCAAACGGTGCCGGATGGATGAACAGACCGTATACTTAGCGGCACTGCCTGTTGCCCACAATTTTGCCCTGGGAAATGCCGGCATTATGGGAACCTTTTTGTCAGGCGGAACGGCCGTTCTTGCAAAGACCAGCAGTCCCGATGAGCTTCTGATGCTGATTGCACAGGAGCGGGTTACTCATACCGGTATGGTCCCCGCGGTAGTAAACCTTTTGATGGACATGCTGGAGTGGTGGGATGAGGGAGACTTATCCAGCTGGAAAGTACTGCAGGTGGGCGGTTCTGTATTGGAACAGAGCATTGCCAAAAGAATTTTTGAACGGCTTCCCTGTAAGCTGCAGCAGACCTTTGGAATAGCGGAAGGCATTACTGCAATGACCAGTCTGGATGACAGCGATGAGATCATCTTATCCACTCAGGGGACATTGGTTTCTGAGCTGGATGAAATCAAGATTGCAGATGAACAGGGAAACTGTGTGCCCCAGGGTGAATATGGAGAACTGCTTGCCAGAGGTCCTTATACCATTCATGGTTATTATGGTTCTGAAGAGGCAAATGCACGGAGCTTTACAGCGGATGGGTATTACCGCACCGGTGACAAGGCAATGATCACTTCCCAGGGAAATCTTGTGGTTTCCGGAAGGATTACAGAGCAGATCAACCGTGCCGGTGAAAAAATCATGCCCATAGAACTGGAAAACTGCCTGTGTGAGCATCCGTTGATTAAGGAAGCCAGCGTGGTGGGAGTTCCTGATGAGATGTATGGCCATCAGGCATGTGCGTTTATTATTACTGAGGAGGACGATCTGGATCTTTTAACAGTCAACAGCTTTTTAAAGGAGACCGGACTGGCAGATTATAAACGTCTTGACAGTCTGTACATACTGGAAGCGTTTCCCCTTACCAATGTGGGAAAGGTAAATAAGAAAAAACTGACAGAAATGGCCATTGCCAATAAGATCAATTAA
- a CDS encoding thioesterase II family protein: protein MSKWIAHEVRHRDGGINFISFPYAGGSPSMFAPWKSEIPETINFFPVLYPGRELRKSDPMPKTVDLFAKQFVDENQELFQNDFILFGHCTGTLLAYEVLLEVRRRFGKEPLYLLASGSESPRFLMTREREMEKRGASDEEMIDMMVEYELVDPDTARSVLFQKYYLPIYRMDLNMLSTYRFTSHEKLHCPIRVMYGKDDRTLRKEAVQDWEAFSDDPVEFKLFQGKHFYFAEDKMPLLGYVKELIEPFT from the coding sequence TTGAGTAAATGGATAGCACATGAAGTACGGCACCGGGATGGGGGTATCAATTTCATCAGTTTTCCCTATGCAGGCGGAAGTCCCAGTATGTTTGCTCCCTGGAAAAGTGAAATTCCGGAGACTATTAATTTTTTTCCTGTTCTCTATCCCGGAAGGGAATTGCGGAAAAGTGATCCCATGCCAAAGACTGTGGACTTGTTTGCCAAACAGTTTGTGGATGAAAACCAGGAATTATTTCAAAATGATTTTATTCTGTTCGGTCATTGCACCGGCACTTTGCTTGCCTATGAGGTACTGTTGGAGGTGCGGCGGCGATTTGGGAAAGAGCCTTTGTATCTCCTGGCTTCCGGTTCAGAATCACCACGGTTTTTAATGACAAGGGAACGTGAAATGGAAAAGCGGGGCGCCTCTGATGAAGAAATGATTGACATGATGGTGGAATATGAGCTGGTTGATCCGGATACGGCACGCAGCGTTCTGTTTCAAAAGTATTATCTGCCGATTTACCGGATGGATCTTAACATGCTTTCAACGTATCGGTTTACCAGCCATGAGAAATTACATTGCCCCATCCGGGTGATGTATGGAAAGGACGACCGTACCTTGCGAAAGGAAGCGGTTCAGGATTGGGAAGCATTTTCTGACGATCCGGTTGAATTTAAGCTGTTTCAAGGAAAACATTTTTATTTTGCAGAAGACAAAATGCCGCTCCTTGGATATGTAAAAGAGTTGATTGAACCATTCACATGA